A stretch of the Oncorhynchus clarkii lewisi isolate Uvic-CL-2024 chromosome 9, UVic_Ocla_1.0, whole genome shotgun sequence genome encodes the following:
- the LOC139417497 gene encoding uncharacterized protein — translation MTRGQEDYRSRGLQVKRTTGQEDYRSRGLQAKRTTAVAQSLAIRLMSANVGDTVTLHCFHEGNLAMHFLWYNQPFGYNPQLMSTFYEYEKNAIFYHDFKGNARISVESGNGINHLKISDVQLSDSAEYYCGSSYSNMVEFAEGYILIVKGSGYRNTTVVQQSVSESVQPGDSVTLNCTIHTETCAGEHSVYWFRHGSGESRPGIIYTHGDRSDQCEKSPEAGSPTQSCVYNLPKRNLSLSDAGTYYCAVASCGEILFGNGTKLDIKDNGAEPLLLVYCLSSALGLSFILITVLGFVMYNMNKRKCLQCRGPVSQTRGPAVSSSDAGAQDADSLHYVALNLSNKNNRSRRQRSNMEEETVYSGIRQ, via the exons atGACTAGAGGCCAAGAGGactacaggtcaagaggactacaggtcaagaggactacAGGCCAAGAGGactacaggtcaagaggactacAGGCCAAGAGGACTACAG CTGTGGCACAATCCTTAGCCATCCGTCTCATGTCAGCCAATGTTGGAGACACAGTGACTTTGCACTGCTTTCATGAAGGGAATTTGGCAATGCACTTCTTGTGGTACAACCAACCCTTCGGATATAATCCTCAGCTCATGTCAACCTTTTATGAGTATGAAAAGAATGCTATATTTTACCATGACTTTAAGGGTAACGCTCGTATCTCAGTGGAAAGCGGCAATGGAATAAACCACCTAAAGATCTCAGACGTGCAGCTTTCTGATTCAGCAGAATATTATTGTGGAAGTTCCTACTCCAATATGGTGGAATTTGCAGAAGGATACATTCTTATTGTAAAAG GTTCAGGATACAGAAACACCACCGTTGTACAGCAGTCTGTGTCTGAGTCAGTCCAGCCTGGAGACTCTGTGACTCTGAACTGTACAATACACACTGAGACCTGTGCAGGAGAACACAGTGTCTATTGGTTCAGACATGGCTCAGGAGAATCCCGTCCAGGAATCATTTACACCCATGGAGACAGGAGTGATCAGTGTGAGAAGAGCCCTGAGGCTGGGTCTCCTACACAGAGCTGTGTCTACAACCTCCCCAAGAGGAACCTCAGCCTCTCTGATGCTGGGACTTACTACTGTGCTGTGGCCTCATGTGGGGAGATTCTGTTTGGAAATGGGACCAAACTGGACATCAAGG ACAATGGCGCAGAACCTCTTCTGTTGGTGTATTGCCTGAGCTCAGCATTGGGTCTCTCATTTATCCTGATTACTGTCCTTGGCTTCGTCATGTACAATATGAACAAGAGAAAGTGTCTGCAGTGTAGAG GACCCGTCTCTCAGACAAGAGGACCAGCAGTCTCTTCTTCAGATGCAGGG GCCCAAGATGCAGACAGTCTCCATTATGTAGCTCTGAATCTAAGCAACAAGAACAACAGGTCTAGAAGACAGAGAAGCAACATGGAGGAAGAGACGGTGTACTCTGGGATCAGACAGTAG